AAgtcatgaacaaaatatatgtaaagtgTTCTTGAAAGAACATTACAGTTTTGGTTAGATATGATTTCTATTGTCacaaacaaaactgtacaaTGGGAACAATGTGGAAAATGTGTGTAACATTCGTGTCTGCTGGCTTTACGTTATAATACTCAATATTGTTCTGGCTGTCACTTCTAACCAAAACTGCTCGAGAACaacactcctagtggtcaaacctTGATATCTTTTGTCTTTCCTATAACCAGAATATGACATATTGATAAAGTCCTGCATGAACTGTTGCACAATTTTTTATACATGATATCAGGTATAAAGTCAAACTTCAATAACTTTCGGCAATCACAATGACAATTGTGGAGGCAAGCACCGCCCGACAAAATGAAGTTAATTTTTCCACTTTTATCAAATCATTTTTCTTTGTCTAACAGAACATAATGTGATTCAATCTAttctaattttgataataaattcACCACAATCAGGAACATTATCTTGTTTTCATGGAAACACTCAATTTAGAACTCATTAATGTTTTTTCAATTGCACACAATGACTTACTTGGATGAGGTTGCTTGGAGGTAGGGAGGGGTATAATTGAATGCTGATGATGGATCAATTCTGTTAACAATATCAGTGTCAAGGTAGTTTGAAAGGTAATATCCAAACTACCATGTATAACATTAGTTTTCCAATAATTGATTTACATGCTTTTATAAAAATCACAGTGACCGTAATTGTTgagttatattatattagaatGCAGAGATTTTTTATGACCTTTGATTTGCATTAATCTTGATGTGGCTgttataaacgattgtggtacattcagaaaatactttactttggtgttatgggttgtaagtGTAATTATTAAATACACTAAAATGTAGTGCaaatcgccccccccccccatgcttACCCAAGGACTTGGAAAAAAGTTCAGATTTCCACCCTCTGTTCATGAAATTCTAAAACAATTGTGCAATTGTTGCTTTTAGCAGcaaaatgaaaattcacaacATTTAGAACTTCAGACTGAGAGAGAAAATTGGTTGAACTCGACAAAGCTTTTCTGATGGTTTAAATGCTGATTTTCAAGGTAAAATGAGTAGagagtttactttcactcttatcacaaacacatacacaaatacagctCATGGATCATAACATGTGGCATTTTGAATACCATCAGAAGTCTAATTTGGCTTGTTTGCTCAGAGATGTGTTTCAAAAATAACTCTTATGTGTAGCTGGCTTGTAAAAGTTTATGAAGTGAAAATTACATCAGTAGAAAGAACAGTTTTGATatgcagacagacacaaactaaaattactATGGTAACATGAAGTGAATTACATAAAATAACGGTTTTAGTTAGTGTCTGTCTTAGAGCTTGTCAAAACTAACCACACCACTGACataccaaaatacaaaaattgcATCTCTACTTATCACAAAAATTTGTACTCTTAATCATAATAAAATATCATGGCAAAATTTATCTATcagttatactaatattactcTGCATACTAAACATTCattcaaaaactttttttttctttttttttaaatttgtgttcCTAATTTCTTACCTGAGAAAATTTGCACACATTTCCCACAACAAATGCTAATTCAAGTGCTTTAAAATATTCTACTTACCAGACAGacaagtatgcaaataagcTCATCAATATGCAAACCAAACCCATAAACCCCTAAGATATGTTACCATAAAACTATGCAGTCCTAATAGAAATAGTCCTGCATTAATAAAGTTATGAATATGCAAAAACCCTCTTTAATTTGCAAGCTTCAAGTCAACCAGACATAAAATctaaaaaatatgcaaattcccTCTCCATCTTGCCTACTACTAAGCCAACCAAAACAATTAGATAAAGAATATTCAAATTCCTCCCTTAACTTGTAAGCTATAAATCATATGCTAAAATGCTAATTTTCCTTATTAATATGCAAGCCACACATATATCCAACATTATTAGAGCCAAATTATCATCACAATTGATAAATACCTTATAAAAATTTACTTTCTTATCATACCACCAAATTACTGAAAAACTATATTTGTGCAAAGTACTAATTAATATTTAAGTGATCTCTTGAAAATTCAATAAGGGTTAAATCTTACTGTGCACAATTGCCCTGCACAATTGTGAtattaagttttattttttgaaacaGAATTTGTTCTGACaggtacaaacaaacaaaggcagacagagacagaaacacagaaacaaacacgcacacagacaggcagacagatggATATACAATCAGACATATTTTTACACATGTAgatgtactagtattttgtgACAGATGAAGAATGTCATGCTTACAACACATAGGTACATACACATTCATAGAAACACATCCATGCACACATGCAAATACATACgtgtacgtacacatacatgtacatgcacacacacacacacacacacacacacacacacacacacacacacacatacacacacacatacatacatgcacatacacacacgcacacacacacacacacacacacacacacacacacacacacacatggggCTTACGGACAGGGACATCACCGTCTTGAGAAACATGGGGACCAAGTTAAcaacttacacacacacacacacacacacacacacacacacacccacacacacacacacacacacacacacacacacatacattcaatgGTGATGTCAACACATGCATATATAGAACAACAAAGAAGTCTTGtcttatgaaaaaaataacctTAAGTATGATCAGTCATTCACCTGTCTCAGTAAGTTATCACCACGTTTAAGATGTGCCTGCATTTCTTTATCTTCATCTTCTGCTTTCTTGTCCGGCTGCGTCTCGTTGTCTTTTACTTCTTCTgctttctttatttctttctcTGCTTTGGCAGCAGTTTCTTGTTTGGGGTCAACTTTTGGAGGCTCAACTTTTTTGTCACTTTGTTGaactggtggtggtggtgatggtggatCCTGCTGTGGTTGTTTTGGTGGTTCAGTTGGTGCTTTCTCTGCTTTTGGTTGTTGTTTGACTTCTTTTTCAGCTTGCTGAACAGTTTCTGCAACCTTTTCTGGTTTCTCTTCCTGGGGAGGAGGAGCCTCTCTCTTAACTTCTTTCTTCTCAACAGGTTTAACTTCTTCCTTTGTTTTTACCTCTTCTTTGGGAGGGGCTTTTTTCTCCTCTTCTTTGATGGGTGGTTTTGCTTCTTCCTTGGGAGGGGCCTTTTTCTCTTCTTGTTTAACTGGGGGTTTCACTTCTTCCTTGGGTTTAACTTCCTCTTTGGGTTTCACCTCTTCTTTGGGAGGGGCCTTTTTCTCTTCCTGCTTAACTGGGGGTTTCATTTCCTCTTTGGGTTTGACTTCTTCCTTTGGTTTCACTTCTTCTTTGGGAGGGGCCTTTTTCTCCTCCTGTTTAACTGGGGGTTTGACTTCTTCCTTGGGTTTGACTTCTTCCTTTGGTTTCACCTCTTCTTTGGGAGGAGCCACTTTCTCTTCTTGTTTAACTGGGGGTTTGACTTCTTCCTTTGGTTTCACCTCTTCTTTGGGAGGGGTCTTTTTCTCCTCCTGTTTTACTGGGGGTTTGACTTCATCCTTGGGTTTGACTTCTTCCTTTGGTTTCACCTCTTCTTTGGGAGGGGTCTTTTTCTCTTCTTGTTTAACTTGGGGTTTGACTTCTTCCTTGGGTTTGACTTCTTCCTTTGGTTTCACCTCTTCTTTGGGAGGGGCCTTTTTCTCTTCTTGCTTAACTGGGGGTTTGACTTCTTCCTTTGGTTTCACCTCTTCTTTGGGAGGGGCCTTTTTCTCCTCTTGTTTAACTGGGGGTTTGACTTCTTCCTTGGGTTTCACCTCTTCTTTGGGAGGGGCCTTTTTCTCCTCTTGTTTAACAGGGGGTTTGACTTCTTCCCTGGGTTTGACTTCTTCCTTTGGTTTCACCTCTTCTTTAGGAGGGGTCTTTTTCTCTTCTTGTTTAACTGGGGGTTTGACTTCTTCCTTGGGTTTGACTTCTTCCTTTGGTTTCACCTCTTCTTTGGGAGGGGCCTTTTTCTCCTCTTGTTTAACAGGGGGTTTGACTTCTTCCTTGGGTTTGACTTCTTCCTTTGGTTTCACCTCTTCTTTGGGAGGGGCCTTTTTCTCCTCTTGTTTAACTGGGGGTTTGACTTCTTCCTTTGGTTTCACCTCTTCTTTGGGAGGGGCCTTTTTCTCCTCTTGTTTAACTGGGGGTTTGACTTCTTCCTTGGGTTTGACTTCTTCCTTGGGAGGGGCCTTTTTCTCTTCCTGTTTAACTGGGGGTTTCACTTCTTCCTTGGGTTTAACTTCTTTGGGTTTCACCGCTTCTTTGGGAGGGGTCTTTTTCTCTTCTTTAACAGGTGGCTGTGGATCTTTGAGTTTTTCAGGTGGTGGTGGGACTTCTTTGGAAGGTGGTGATTCCGTTTCTTCTTGTCCTTTGCCTTTAGATTTCTTCTTCAATGGCTGTACAACTAATTCATCATCAGTTCCTCCTAGAATAAAAAGAATATctatacattaatttttttaattcatcaaTGACGTTTGCCATACAACAATGGGAAGGAAGGGTTTCAAAGTATGCCATACTGCTGAATGATTCTGATCCATACTTCTGATCAAAATCTACTGTGG
This Glandiceps talaboti chromosome 13, keGlaTala1.1, whole genome shotgun sequence DNA region includes the following protein-coding sequences:
- the LOC144444592 gene encoding uncharacterized protein LOC144444592, which translates into the protein MEQSARKRKTKHRNGQEKKAPQNSKKKDVPKASSSGSGIYVVLGVLLIIVAAGFAAYYFEVVDIKELLGGTDDELVVQPLKKKSKGKGQEETESPPSKEVPPPPEKLKDPQPPVKEEKKTPPKEAVKPKEVKPKEEVKPPVKQEEKKAPPKEEVKPKEEVKPPVKQEEKKAPPKEEVKPKEEVKPPVKQEEKKAPPKEEVKPKEEVKPKEEVKPPVKQEEKKAPPKEEVKPKEEVKPKEEVKPPVKQEEKKTPPKEEVKPKEEVKPREEVKPPVKQEEKKAPPKEEVKPKEEVKPPVKQEEKKAPPKEEVKPKEEVKPPVKQEEKKAPPKEEVKPKEEVKPKEEVKPQVKQEEKKTPPKEEVKPKEEVKPKDEVKPPVKQEEKKTPPKEEVKPKEEVKPPVKQEEKVAPPKEEVKPKEEVKPKEEVKPPVKQEEKKAPPKEEVKPKEEVKPKEEMKPPVKQEEKKAPPKEEVKPKEEVKPKEEVKPPVKQEEKKAPPKEEAKPPIKEEEKKAPPKEEVKTKEEVKPVEKKEVKREAPPPQEEKPEKVAETVQQAEKEVKQQPKAEKAPTEPPKQPQQDPPSPPPPVQQSDKKVEPPKVDPKQETAAKAEKEIKKAEEVKDNETQPDKKAEDEDKEMQAHLKRGDNLLRQGKNADALKAYDEAVVMQPDSVPARYGKAQALDALAEERQSNSVLQRCIEAYGEVAKIPGEPSVMKRLAIQRQSNRLQFLGKNRKAAQVLSQLVNMYPDDVDVSNELGVAYLIAGENAKAEKVFDQAVKSHPENGFAKVHLGFILKANSDYTGAVPLLEQGIDSNERGTDEGKFYFHLGDALYRLNRTEEAYSVYDRAAKRGHFKSMWQRSLYNIDYLRSKPWWTSDEARFSIHTKKLEDNWEAIRDEGLALIDTKTSTFVSEDENLRETGEWKQFTLYQQGRKLAENCKRTPKTCEIIDTIPDAMGCKRGQVKFSIMHPGTHVWPHCGPTNCRLRMHLGLKIPDNVRIRVQNDTKTWEEGKIIILDDSFEHEVWQNADTYRLILIVDMWHPDLTARQKTTLTPI